A section of the Phaseolus vulgaris cultivar G19833 chromosome 8, P. vulgaris v2.0, whole genome shotgun sequence genome encodes:
- the LOC137827008 gene encoding germin-like protein subfamily 1 member 7, producing the protein MKAVYLVVAILGLTCLVVSAYDPSPLQDFCVGAKESDGVFVNGKFCKDTKVVKAEDFFKHVEPAKTENPLGSQVTQVFVDQLPGLNTLGISLARIDFAPKGLNPPHTHPRGTEILIVVEGTLYVGFVTSNQDGNRLFTKVLNKGDVFVFPIGLIHFQLNVGYGNAVAIAGLSSQNPGTITIANALFKSDPPISPEVLTKAFQVDKSTIDYLQKQSWYDNN; encoded by the exons atgaaagctGTGTACTTGGTTGTTGCCATCTTGGGTTTGACATGCTTAGTTGTGTCTGCCTATGACCCTAGCCCTCTGCAAGATTTTTGCGTGGGAGCCAAAGAAAGTGATGGTG TATTTGTGAATGGAAAATTCTGCAAAGATACGAAGGTGGTGAAAGCTGAAGATTTCTTCAAGCATGTGGAACCTGCGAAGACTGAGAATCCACTAGGATCACAAGTGACTCAAGTGTTTGTTGATCAACTACCTGGACTAAACACATTGGGCATATCTTTGGCTCGCATAGATTTTGCACCAAAGGGTTTAAACCCTCCCCACACTCACCCTCGGGGCACAGAGATCCTTATTGTTGTTGAGGGTACTCTTTATGTTGGATTTGTTACTTCCAATCAAGATGGAAACCGTCTCTTTACCAAAGTTTTGAACAAGGGCGATGTCTTTGTCTTCCCAATTGGTCTCATTCATTTCCAACTTAATGTTGGATACGGCAATGCTGTTGCAATTGCTGGTCTTAGCAGCCAAAATCCAGGAACTATCACTATtgcaaatgctttgtttaaATCTGATCCACCTATTTCTCCTGAGGTTCTAACCAAGGCTTTTCAGGTCGACAAGAGCACAATTGATTATCTTCAAAAGCAATCTTGGTATGACAACAACTAA